From the Actinomycetota bacterium genome, the window GCGAACTAAAGATTGATGGCCTAGCCATCAATGCTGTATATCGAAATGGCGAATTAGAAACTGTCGCCACCCGAGGTAGTGGCACTGTTGGTGAAAATGTGATGTCGAATGTGACACACATGAAATGCATTCCACTAAAACTTAACTTTGGGCCAAAGGATAAAGTTCCCGAGCTACTTGAGGTGCGGGGCGAGGTGTACTACTCACTTGCTGATTTTGATGCGCTAAATCTTGAAGTGACAACAGCTGGTGGAACTGCATTTGCTAATCCACGAAATGCAGCGGCAGGAACTTTGCGCCTGCGTATTGATAAGCGCATTGAGGCTTTGGAACTTGCTAAACAAAAAGCTAAAGGCAAAGAGTCAGATTCTCGAGCCATGGCTAGCGTGCAGCGCAAACAACAAGATTTTGATGAGGCAGTTCGATCTCTAAGTCGACTTGGACTAATCGTGCACGGAATTGGTGTGCACGAAGGCATTGAAATCAAGACCCAGTCTCATGCCTACGAGTTATTACAGAAATGGGGCTTGCCGACTTCAGACAAAGTCAAGGTTGTCAATACCCCACAGGAAGTCCTTGATTACATCTCTGACTTTGGTGAACACCGACATGACTTAGCCCACGATATCGACGGGGTAGTAATTAAAGTTGATGATTTGGCCGAACAAGCAGAACTTGGGTTTACTGCTCGCGCTCCACGTTGGGCAGTTGCGTACAAATATCCGCCGACAGTTGTCCGCACGAAGCTGTTAGATGTTGGAGTCCAGGTTGGGCGAACTGGACGCATCACTCCGCGTGCCAAGGTAGAACCGGTCTTGGTTGCTGGTTCCACAGTTTCTTTTGCGACCCTACACAATGCCTTTGAAGTGGAACGCAAAGGTGTGCTAATTGGTGACATGGTGTTCTTGCGCAAAGCTGGAGATGTCATTCCCGAAATCCTTGGTCCAGTAGTTGAGGTGCGAACTGGTACCGAACAGCCTTTTGTCATGCCGACGAAATGTCCCGAATGTGGCAGTGTTCTAGCTCCCGAAAAAGAAAGTGATGCTGACATTCGTTGTCCAAACTCACGAAGTTGTCCAGCCCAGCTACGCGGTCGCCTCGAGCATCTAGGTTCCAGAGCTGTTTTGGATATCGAAGGCCTTGGCGAAAAAGCGGCCCGAGCACTGCTCGAAGATCGCATCATCGAGGATGAAGGGGATTTGTTCCTGCTAACCGAAGAGAAATTGCAAAGCAGTGATTTCTTTGTAAAAGGGACTAACCGTGAACTTGGCGAGAATGCGAAACTACTTCTTGCCCAGATTGAAGCAGCTCGCACTAAGCCGCTTTGGCGAGTAATTGCCGCGATGTCAATGCGTCATGTAGGGCCGCCGACCGCCCAAGCTTTAGCCCGCAAGTTTGGCAGTATTGACGAGCTAGCGAAAGCGGATGCGAATGAACTTGCCGCTGTCGAAGGCATTGGTGCGGTAATAGCAACCTCAATAGCTGAGTGGTTTAGTGAGTCGTGGCATCAGGAAATTATCGAAAAGTGGCGCGCTGGCGGATTGTCTTTGGTTAATACCGAAACTCAGTCCTTACCTCAGACATTGGCAGGACTGACGATTGTGGTTACCGGAACTCTTGAAGGATTCACCCGTGAAGGAGCAAGTGAGGCTATCACGAGCAGGGGTGGCAAGGCCGCAAGCTCCGTCTCGGCAAAGACCGATTTTGTAGTGGTAGGACCTGGGGCTGGTTCAAAGGCAGACAAAGCTGCCGAGCTTGGACGACCAATTTTGGCCGAGGATGGATTTGTTGCCCTCTTAGAGCAGGGTCCGCAAGCAGCCCTGGCGATGCGAACCAATTAATTCTGCAGACTTTTACCGATCGCTACTGCGGTTTAGCCGATGACCAGATGTCAATAGAATTGGCTCATGTCCGAAATTTCCAGTGATGATGTCTCACATTTGGCAAAGCTAGCTCGGATAGAGATACCCGAAGAGCAATTAGCCCATTACGCCCAGCAATTAGATGCCATTTTGGATGCGGTTGCTCAAGTAGCTTCGGCGCCAACGCAAGATGTGCCCGCCATGAGCCATCCGGTGCCAATGACCAATGTTTTTCGAGCGGATGTCCCAGCTCAATCACTAACTGCCGAACAAGCCTTGGCCGGTGCCCCCTGCGTTGAGGACGACCGATTCCGAGTGCCACGCATTCTGGACGAGGAGTAAGCGGTGTCTGAATTAATAAAACTTGCAGCCTCAGAGCTAGCCAACAGATTAGCGGCAAAAGAGGTATCCGCGGTTGAGGTAGTTTCTGCACATTTAGAGCGCATCGCTCAGGTAGATGCTGATGTCCACGCCTTCTTGCATGTGGATTCCGAAGGCGCTTTGCAGCATGCAAAAGAGATTGATCAAAGTCGTACGGCAGGCGAGCGCCTCCCAGTGCTTGCCGGTGTGCCACTTGGCCTGAAGGACATTCTCACAACAAAAAATATGCCAACAACTTGTGGCTCCAGAGTATTAGCTGGTTGGCAGCCACCATACGACGCCACGGTTGTTAAAAAACTGCGCGCAGCGGGCATTGTCGTACTTGGCAAAACCAACATGGACGAATTCGCGATGGGTTCATCAACTGAACACTCAGCGTTCGGACCATCACACAACCCATGGGATTTGACCCGCATCCCAGGAGGCTCGGGTGGCGGTTCCTCTGCTTGCATTTCGGCATTTGAAGCTCCGTTGGCCATTGGCTCCGACACTGGTGGCTCAATTCGGCAACCAGCAGCAGTAACTGGAACAGTTGGGGTAAAGCCAACTTACGGC encodes:
- the ligA gene encoding NAD-dependent DNA ligase LigA, producing the protein MPKAVRQRRDELVTVIEQARTDYYQHDKPTISDAEYDAAFKELLEVETKYPEIVTSDSPTQSVGGEVSEEFGEFTHPSRMWSLDNVFDDQELNAWFNRVGQHSYLCELKIDGLAINAVYRNGELETVATRGSGTVGENVMSNVTHMKCIPLKLNFGPKDKVPELLEVRGEVYYSLADFDALNLEVTTAGGTAFANPRNAAAGTLRLRIDKRIEALELAKQKAKGKESDSRAMASVQRKQQDFDEAVRSLSRLGLIVHGIGVHEGIEIKTQSHAYELLQKWGLPTSDKVKVVNTPQEVLDYISDFGEHRHDLAHDIDGVVIKVDDLAEQAELGFTARAPRWAVAYKYPPTVVRTKLLDVGVQVGRTGRITPRAKVEPVLVAGSTVSFATLHNAFEVERKGVLIGDMVFLRKAGDVIPEILGPVVEVRTGTEQPFVMPTKCPECGSVLAPEKESDADIRCPNSRSCPAQLRGRLEHLGSRAVLDIEGLGEKAARALLEDRIIEDEGDLFLLTEEKLQSSDFFVKGTNRELGENAKLLLAQIEAARTKPLWRVIAAMSMRHVGPPTAQALARKFGSIDELAKADANELAAVEGIGAVIATSIAEWFSESWHQEIIEKWRAGGLSLVNTETQSLPQTLAGLTIVVTGTLEGFTREGASEAITSRGGKAASSVSAKTDFVVVGPGAGSKADKAAELGRPILAEDGFVALLEQGPQAALAMRTN
- the gatC gene encoding Asp-tRNA(Asn)/Glu-tRNA(Gln) amidotransferase subunit GatC, whose amino-acid sequence is MSEISSDDVSHLAKLARIEIPEEQLAHYAQQLDAILDAVAQVASAPTQDVPAMSHPVPMTNVFRADVPAQSLTAEQALAGAPCVEDDRFRVPRILDEE